A section of the Microbulbifer pacificus genome encodes:
- a CDS encoding M1 family metallopeptidase, translating into MSEPPVLRRHSHRRTCGILLGTTLLCTLSAGASSHAATGTDSFVRLSQTDLNLGSYRSGTGMPTENYWQQQVDYDLNARLDTHQQRLLASADIRYHNNSPDALPALYFFLDHNALKVDAKAVFRLFTAADEKSRKRAVARKTAQGFAIDTVTDGRRQALNWQVHDTLLKVPLPEPLSPGKTQYLHIQWQLPLIEKNAAGARSGYETLADGSRIYVIAQWFPRAAAYTDYAGWQLKPFLQQGEFSTEFGDYSARIEVPEDFVVAASGELQNPTQVLNGHQLELWRRKSTEPGWMIDGPQARQRRAANRNAHATDTRSWQFTGQQLRDFAFSASASFQWQIQYDQRGRRLQQFFPAEAAPLWEKFGLPAIAHSLDVFDSALMPLDTNTISVVNASGIGMEYPGLATIPIRPERSVSTRRQPAWEALTKYDFIGTVIHEVGHNYLPMRINTDEREWAWLDEGLVSFIEYRAEHSWEANFDVIYGEPRSIAAYTASADHQPIMTSADSLLLKIDNAYNKSASVMNVLRHLVLGPEVFDPALRSFAQAWIGKRPMPGDLFRALETSAGTDLSWFWRSWFYGQGSIDLSLHGIARDGKALSLQPWEQTAPPALALTSGDIQQFVVDRAPQLADSYTRTAQNFAPQIPVPLPAAEDSSVWYTLTIDNHGSAILPIPLELVTREGNRYHSLIPAETWGQSRNNRLTLELPLPRGQQLSRLCIDPLWLIPDTQRNNNCAELPTL; encoded by the coding sequence ATGAGCGAACCGCCGGTACTGCGGCGCCACAGCCATAGGCGCACCTGTGGCATCCTGCTGGGTACCACTTTACTGTGTACCCTGAGCGCCGGCGCGTCCAGTCATGCGGCAACCGGTACCGACTCATTCGTCCGGCTGAGCCAGACCGACCTGAATCTCGGTAGTTATCGCAGTGGCACGGGAATGCCAACGGAGAATTACTGGCAGCAGCAGGTCGATTACGACCTCAATGCACGTCTCGACACCCACCAGCAGCGGCTCCTCGCCAGCGCAGACATTCGCTACCACAACAACTCACCCGATGCGCTCCCTGCGCTGTATTTTTTCCTCGACCACAATGCACTCAAAGTCGACGCCAAGGCCGTCTTTCGCTTGTTCACCGCAGCGGACGAAAAATCGCGCAAGCGTGCGGTCGCCCGGAAAACTGCCCAAGGCTTTGCGATAGATACGGTCACTGATGGTCGCCGCCAGGCACTCAACTGGCAGGTGCACGATACCCTGCTGAAAGTACCTCTGCCCGAGCCACTTTCGCCCGGGAAGACCCAGTATCTGCACATTCAATGGCAACTTCCCCTGATTGAAAAAAACGCCGCTGGTGCGCGAAGCGGCTACGAAACACTTGCGGACGGCAGCCGTATTTATGTCATTGCTCAGTGGTTTCCGCGCGCCGCCGCCTATACCGATTACGCCGGCTGGCAATTGAAGCCGTTTTTACAACAGGGTGAATTTTCCACCGAATTCGGCGACTACTCGGCGCGTATTGAGGTCCCGGAAGATTTTGTCGTAGCCGCCAGTGGTGAACTCCAAAACCCGACGCAGGTACTAAACGGCCACCAGCTCGAGCTGTGGCGGCGAAAATCCACCGAACCCGGCTGGATGATAGACGGTCCCCAGGCAAGGCAGCGCCGCGCCGCCAACCGCAATGCACACGCCACCGATACCAGAAGTTGGCAATTTACCGGCCAACAGCTGCGCGACTTTGCCTTTAGTGCCTCGGCGAGCTTCCAGTGGCAGATTCAGTATGACCAGCGCGGTCGCCGCCTGCAGCAGTTCTTCCCCGCAGAGGCCGCACCCCTGTGGGAAAAGTTCGGCCTGCCCGCAATTGCCCATAGCCTGGACGTGTTCGACAGCGCACTGATGCCACTGGACACCAACACTATCAGCGTGGTCAACGCGTCAGGTATCGGCATGGAATACCCCGGTCTTGCCACCATTCCCATCCGTCCAGAACGCAGCGTGTCCACCCGGAGGCAACCCGCATGGGAGGCGCTCACCAAATACGACTTTATCGGCACCGTCATTCACGAAGTTGGCCACAACTACCTGCCGATGCGTATCAATACCGACGAGCGCGAGTGGGCCTGGCTCGACGAAGGTCTGGTGAGTTTTATCGAATACCGGGCAGAGCATAGCTGGGAGGCCAATTTCGATGTGATCTATGGTGAGCCCCGCTCGATAGCGGCTTACACGGCCAGCGCCGACCACCAGCCGATTATGACCAGTGCCGACAGCCTGCTGCTCAAGATCGACAACGCCTACAACAAATCGGCAAGCGTGATGAATGTGCTGCGCCATCTGGTACTTGGGCCCGAGGTATTCGACCCGGCACTACGCAGCTTTGCCCAGGCATGGATCGGCAAGCGCCCCATGCCCGGGGATTTATTCCGCGCACTGGAAACTTCCGCCGGTACCGACTTGAGCTGGTTCTGGCGCAGCTGGTTTTATGGTCAGGGCAGTATTGATCTGTCCTTGCACGGTATCGCGCGCGACGGCAAGGCACTTTCACTGCAGCCGTGGGAACAGACTGCGCCCCCGGCACTGGCATTGACCTCAGGTGATATTCAGCAGTTTGTCGTGGACCGAGCACCTCAACTCGCCGACAGCTACACCCGCACAGCGCAAAATTTTGCTCCCCAGATACCGGTACCCCTCCCGGCTGCAGAAGACAGCAGCGTGTGGTACACGCTCACCATCGACAACCACGGCAGTGCAATCCTGCCGATTCCCCTTGAACTGGTCACCCGCGAAGGCAACCGCTACCACAGCCTGATACCCGCGGAGACCTGGGGGCAATCACGCAACAACCGGCTGACCCTAGAGTTACCACTGCCACGCGGTCAGCAGTTGTCTCGCCTGTGTATCGACCCCCTATGGTTGATCCCCGACACACAACGCAATAACAACTGTGCGGAGCTCCCAACACTATGA
- a CDS encoding MFS transporter, translated as MKTPSTYLPSLLSLLFVAMMGASILTLLPLWVGAFTDLGVFSAQQIGWLAAADVIGIFLSSASAIFWVRRVQWRPMVLIGLTLFLLANLASIGNTNFPALMLNRVLAGIGCGSAYAIALAGLSDQPKPQLAFGLMVTAQVIFGTIGFFAVPRLIQQLQIDAFFHYLNGWLLISILLCILAFPASNREADTRDARQLGTLVNARALTVFFTTVIYYCGVSAVWAYLERIGVNLGLENAAVGDLLGIGFAISGLGSLATPLLSSYLGRIPTLLLAMLVQVATMAVLIGGTTLDAYLLYATTSIVFQFFWSFSLPLLMDQFNRIDQSGRFIVLCASAFKIGEILGPPLAAALIAAGGFAAVLSLGMGCLLLALAMGLAVERWQLPGAGAPVHAEAGAA; from the coding sequence ATGAAAACTCCGAGTACATATTTACCCAGTTTACTGAGCCTGCTCTTCGTCGCCATGATGGGCGCCTCCATTCTCACGCTACTGCCTCTTTGGGTGGGCGCGTTTACCGATCTGGGAGTCTTTTCTGCGCAGCAGATTGGCTGGCTGGCGGCGGCGGACGTAATCGGAATTTTTCTCAGCTCGGCGTCGGCGATTTTCTGGGTACGACGAGTTCAGTGGCGCCCCATGGTGCTGATTGGCTTGACTCTCTTTCTGCTCGCCAATCTAGCCAGTATCGGCAATACCAATTTTCCCGCGTTGATGCTCAACCGGGTACTCGCCGGTATCGGCTGCGGATCAGCCTACGCCATCGCTCTGGCGGGGCTCAGCGATCAGCCAAAGCCGCAACTTGCGTTCGGTCTCATGGTTACCGCCCAGGTCATTTTCGGCACCATCGGGTTTTTCGCCGTTCCGCGCCTCATACAACAACTGCAAATCGATGCCTTTTTCCACTATCTCAACGGCTGGCTTCTGATTTCCATACTGCTGTGCATACTTGCCTTCCCAGCCTCCAACCGGGAAGCCGATACGCGCGACGCCAGGCAACTGGGTACACTCGTGAATGCCAGAGCGCTCACGGTGTTTTTTACCACCGTGATCTATTACTGTGGCGTCTCCGCCGTGTGGGCCTACCTTGAGCGTATCGGCGTAAACCTGGGTCTTGAAAATGCTGCGGTGGGTGACCTGCTGGGAATCGGATTTGCCATCAGTGGGCTCGGCTCGCTGGCAACCCCGCTGCTATCCTCCTATCTCGGCCGCATTCCCACCCTACTGCTGGCGATGCTTGTTCAGGTTGCCACCATGGCCGTGCTAATCGGCGGGACAACGCTCGACGCCTACCTGCTCTACGCGACCACATCCATCGTATTCCAGTTTTTCTGGAGTTTTTCCCTGCCGCTGTTGATGGATCAGTTCAACCGTATCGATCAGAGCGGTCGCTTTATCGTGCTTTGTGCCAGTGCATTCAAAATTGGTGAAATTCTCGGTCCTCCGCTGGCGGCGGCGCTGATCGCTGCGGGCGGTTTTGCTGCGGTACTCAGCCTCGGCATGGGCTGCCTGCTTCTCGCTCTGGCAATGGGGCTCGCAGTGGAGCGCTGGCAGCTGCCGGGTGCGGGTGCGCCTGTGCATGCAGAGGCGGGAGCGGCATGA
- a CDS encoding M15 family metallopeptidase yields the protein MLTMVVGCYKKVNTPVAADIANVPAFVAVEGPNIKVSMRYFTKSNLVGEPLDGYQANRCLLAPEAANALLATARVLEEHGLGLELFDCYRPQRAVNHFVRWASAPEDYSTKPDFYPSEEKSELFARGYIAERSGHSRGATVDLTLYQLDTGEELNMGTSFDFMDEQSATEFPLVDAAARENRLKLRTALEAQGFVNYTQEWWHYTYKPEPWPETYFDAPVQ from the coding sequence ATGCTGACGATGGTCGTTGGCTGCTATAAAAAGGTGAACACGCCCGTAGCCGCGGACATAGCCAATGTGCCTGCATTTGTGGCTGTCGAGGGGCCAAATATCAAGGTGTCCATGCGTTATTTCACCAAGAGCAATCTGGTGGGGGAGCCGCTCGATGGTTATCAGGCGAACCGCTGTCTGCTAGCACCGGAAGCTGCGAACGCACTGCTTGCGACTGCACGGGTACTTGAGGAGCATGGGCTCGGCTTAGAGTTATTCGATTGCTACCGGCCCCAGCGGGCGGTCAACCATTTTGTGCGCTGGGCGTCGGCACCGGAGGATTACAGCACCAAACCGGATTTCTACCCGAGTGAGGAAAAATCGGAACTGTTTGCTCGAGGCTATATTGCCGAGCGCTCCGGGCACAGCCGTGGCGCCACCGTGGATCTAACCCTATATCAATTGGATACCGGGGAAGAGTTAAACATGGGCACTTCCTTTGATTTCATGGATGAGCAATCGGCCACTGAATTTCCACTGGTGGACGCCGCGGCGCGGGAGAACCGCCTGAAACTGCGCACAGCGCTAGAAGCACAAGGCTTTGTGAATTACACGCAGGAGTGGTGGCATTACACCTATAAGCCCGAACCCTGGCCGGAAACATACTTCGATGCGCCTGTGCAATGA